tgtgttgtgatggctcctcatctcctcttgCAGGATCACATACTGCCACCTGCCCTTCCAGAGCAAATGGCTTTACATCGgcacagaaagaggaaacatccACATTGTCAACGTGGAGTCCTTCACTCTCTCAGGCTACGTCATCATGTGGAACAAAGCCATCGAACTGTGAGTCTGTATTTCAtacctcttcccccccccccccatccaggTCTTTGCTTACTGGccatttgtttgtcttctttgtgCAGTTGTTCTTTTGTCCCCGTTCAGACCAGGttttaacatccatcctgagatatCTGATCACAAGTGCACAGCTCTAGGacagttcacacctggtattgTCCTGAATGCGTCTCTTGTGACCatttgtgatcggatctcacttccctgctgtatatgcaaatacacacatgcgTCATTTATGTCCACGATGgccaaacaataataaaacacaatgtaaatgtgtgtgtgtcagtatgagagcaggagagagcagagtcCGGAGAGGCTAAGGAATTAATGCACTGCACATAGCTTTACAATAAACTAAGGTTTAATCTATtggaaaaaagattaaaattcACTATGTGTTGGGATGTATGGGAAACcctgagaagtgtaaaaatagtGCCGTGGGGGGGGtaattattgtaataattattattatgcaaGTAAAGTTGGAAGTGGACCATAAAGCTGACAGCTGTATATCTGATGAATCTGTGTGTTGAAAATGCCAGAGAGCTGCTTGGCATCAGTCTCAGAAACAGACAGTGGAGATGTGGGAGATGTTTCTGGTCGTCTGactgtgaaaatgatgaaaGGAAATAGCTCCTGGCTATAGGGtgaaatttaaaacacaatattcttATTTGAAGAGTTGTCCGATCTCTGGTGGAAATGTCTTTTCAGCACACGTTCTGCTTCATCGTTTTTAGTCTGTGCAAACTGATGGATTCATATTCCAGGCCTCCTGCgtaggagaagagaaaaaacttCTCCGGTCTTAATGATCACAGTAAAAGTTGAACTCATCAAACTCAGTTTATACTTATTTGTGATCAAGTAAAATATGCTTACCttctttttcaatttttaaAGGTTCATGTTTGAAGCTGTTTTATATGAGAAAAACATTTAGACTAGAAACATTCTGTTTACATGaatgtaataatattattttctatcaAAACACTTGTTTATATATGATCTATGACACTAATGACTGGAGTTTATGTTCCAGTCCGTCCctgcatttcttcttctctacaTCTTTGACTGTATCGACTCATCAGCAGCAATGAGATCATTAGCGGCTGGagccagaccacattcagaggcaGCAACACTGTCTTTAGGCCAgaccttcacttcctctgtggcCCTTTGCTCTGTTGCCACGGTGATGCAGTCTCCACATACTATAATCTCTCACAGACCCTCATGTgaccctgctctccctccctgtttgtctctctcacaTGTAATGTCCCTGTCCGTGGTGCACTgatgcacattttcatttatgaTAATCTTCATGCTCAATCAGAGATTCTggctgttattatttttttgtcccTCTTTGAATGTCCTCCCTAATTGCTTCCCCATCGTCCTCTCCTTCAAAAACACTAGAAATGATGTTGGACGGCATGTTGCAGATACATATTACtttattcatcatcttcatACACATGAACCCTAATTTTCggtgtcatttttcatttgccTTCTCTGTACAGATCCACGAAGACACACCCAGGGCCTGTCGTGCACATCAGTGATAACCCCATGGATGAGGGAAAGGTAAATTGATCCTTTAGCGCCACAAAACCTgcacagaacagacacagaacagattcatttctatttctatgTAGTTGTGAATTCCAGATGGAAATTTCCTGTTTCCATCTAGAAAGACACCCTACTAGATCTGGATCTATATTTGGATCTGCGCCACATTggacacactcatagatatcactcccttaaacatgtctgattgtatttcatcaatatccatgaattattccttgggaAATTTGTAAAAATTTCAAAAAACGCCCTatcttgtaatgttaaagaaagtgggggaaaacattcctggatctgccaatTTGTCCAGATCCATGGCAAAATTGAATGGgtcccacccttccaccaagttacgTGGAAATCTTTTAAGTCGTTTTTGGGTAATCTtgcaatcaaacaaaaacaaacaaacaaatggacaggggcgaaaacaaaataataagcaAATTGATATTTATAAATGATATTTATCTCACTTGGATGTGGTGAACTGaaacttctttcttttcttattaaCAATGAAGCTGTTCTCTCAAAGAAATTCCTCAGGAAATGAAATACTGCACGTAAAATGTTTCTGGTGTACATATTGATTCATTGAATTAGATACAAAAGAAACTGCAGGACCTGCGAAGTAAAGTGTTGCCTCTGCTTAACATGTTGCCTAATCTGATGAAACCTTTGGACATCCCAAACCGTGATGAAGCAGCCATGTTAAGTCAGGTATATGAGCAGAGGGGTTTCACAGCAATCAACTGAGCTGTgccttgtgttttctcttcttattGCAGCTTCTGATTGGATTTGAATGTGGTGTAGTGGTGTTGTGGGATTTGAAGTGCAAAAAAGCTGACTACCGCTATACTTATGATGAGGTAAGACATTATTTCCTTTGCTCTCAGTGCTTGTGAGGATGTTTGTTGTGGGGTGGTTGTCTCGTGGTACTAGGGGAACCAAAAGAGTATTAATCCGCCTCTGGATATAGTCCTCAACAAATACACAGTTTACTCCAGCTGTTGTAAGAAATTATTTTCTAACCCTTTTTAAAGATGGAGGTAGATATGtgtgacttgtttttaaatatttacctcTACAGTAGCAATAAACCTGGGAAAGCGAGAGAGCATTTGGACGACTTGTTTTGatcttttaatttaaatcttttGACAGCAAGAGAAATAGGAAACCAGCCTTAACCATCAAATTAGCtgaacacagagctgctgctaaTCTTCCTTTCTTTTATCATTGCTCTGCTGTAAAATGTTAACGCACTCTCTGTTTTACGCTCTGGTGatgtctgctgtgtgtctttCAGGCCATCCACTCAGTCGCCTGGCACCATGAGGGAAAACAGTTTGTTTGCAGCCACTCCGATGGCAGTCTGACCACATGGAATGTACGAGCCCCAGCCAAGGCTGCACAGATCATCACGCCACATGGTTAGAACTGTTGTGCACACACAGTTGTATTgtttatacaacacacacacacaagcatggtAATAGGAGCATGTATACACAGTTTGTACTCTGCTGGTGCAAATTAAAGTCTAGCgcatttttgacatttgtcCCCCACCAGGAAAGCAGCCTAAGGATGGAAAAAAACCAGAACCATGCAAACCTATCCTGAAGGTGGAGTACAAAACAACGAGGGCTGGGTAAGTGTGCTGGTCCCCACCCATCCTGTGTCTTAACTGACTCTGGTTTGAATCCATATCCTGTACTGAAACTGGCCTTTCCTGTTATTCTGTCATATACTCTGTCTGCCGTTCAGACCTGTATCCTTATGCTGGTGGTGGCAAACACTGCAGtcttgtttttatgttcttgcagactttgttttgttgcaaTGATTAAATTAATGATTTTCATGTTATGATCACTCACTGTTTAGAACAATTATCATCAGCTGAAGAGTTCCAGCTTGTCAGGGTCACAAAGTTAAAAGACAAAACTTTCCTGAAAAACTGTGTCATCAAATTTTTCACTGAAACTGATCTAATTATCTATAATAACTACGTTCACACAGCGGTCCCAAGTGGCCCCGAATCGGATTTTCTTCTCCTATATGACCCAGATCTGATTGTTTAATGAcagtgtgaacagcacaaaCCACATTTTTCCGAATCAGACTTTCATACGTGGCGCTAAATCAGAAACAGatcagactttttttaaatgcgaCCTCGGTCTGAACAGCCACGTGACCCGTTTTCAAGAATTCAATGGAATTCAAACCAACATGGAAGACAGCTGTGACGGAGGTAGTCAGTGGGGGGACAGTGAGGGTTTAGACCTCATAAGTACTTGGGGTGACGTGTCTGTACAAGCAGGGGTCGTATCAAAGAGTGTTTGAAAGAGTGatcaagagaaaaatgtaaCTGTAAACGCTCACATCTGTGGCCTCCATGTTTATTCCGTACACAGCGGACTGCCTGTGACGTCTTGTTGTTCTTCTGTGCATGCGGGTCACATCAGGGCCATGACCAGTTCACATTGGAATCTGACTCTgaccacattttaaaacaaaatatgaaaagcTACATAAAAAAATCGGATCTAGAAAAAACAGGAACAGGGATTAATATAGATGTCgctgtaattaaaaacattttttaaatgggGTCAAATCATTTACAGAGAAAGCACAACAGAAACACTCTGATGTCCCTTTTCAACCATTTCCCACTGATTAGACCCAGTAGCTTTTCACCTTCACTACACACTGAAATATATTGAGTGAAcaattaaaatctgtgtgtgtgtgtgtttcctgaacCCAGGGACCCGTTCATGGTCCTGTCTGGAGGTCTGTCTTACGATACAGTGGGGAGGAGAGCCTGTCTGACTGTGATGCATGGAAAGAGCACCACTGTCCTGGAGATGGACTACCCCATTGTAGATTTCCTAACGCTGTGTGAAACTCCTTATCCAAATGGTGAGCTGCATTAGTCCACTCAGTGTCTCACAGTCTGTGTGAGCtcaatgaaaaaaatgacatcatcatctctgttaattttgtgttgttttatttgccaGACTTTCAGGAGCCTTATGCTGTGGTGGTCCTGCTCGAAAAGGATTTAGTTTTAATAGACCTCGGACAGATTGGGTAATTATTCAAATGTCCAAATATAGTTTGAGTATTTTTGGTATGAGTCAAAGAATATTGGTTTTATGGAGCAATCACATTATAGTGATACGAAGTATAAACAAGATGCTGCTACTGTCCTGTACATCTAAAGTTGACAGACCTGCACGTATGATAAGGTTAAGTCTTATTTTCCAATCCCGTTTTTCTTTGCAGGTATCCAATATTTGAAAATCCATATCCTCTGACTATCCATGAGTCACCAGTGACCTGCTGTGAGTACTTTGCTGACTGCCCTGCTGAACTTATCCCTGCACTTTACTCCGTCGGCAGTCGGCAAAAGAGACAAGGTTACAGCAAGAAGGTAAATTGGGTTTAAAATACAGTGGACATTGGAATTTCATTTTGAAGGCTTTGCACATTACCTGGTTACTCAATTTGGCAAGATGGCTGACTCTTGCTCTTATACCCCAGCTCTGATTTCCGCCTTGCAGCATACTTTTTTATTGGAAATAAATTAATGACTAATATCCACTAAGGTAATATGATTGCATTTGATAATTTGAAGTTGTTCTTTCGCTCACAGGAATGGCCCATGAATGGTGGAAACTGGGGCCAAGGCACACAGAGTTACCCAGAGATCATAATCACAGGGTTAGTGATCAATCAAGAAATCAATACATTTGGGATACATGAATAAAATCATTTGAATCATATTCAttttgtaatataataatatcttttTTTCCAATGTTTTCCCTTAAAACAGACATGCTGATGGGTCGATCAAATTTTGGGATGCTTCAGCATGTGAGTAATTTTATTTTTGGCTACATTGTTGTCTATAATGGTAACAGAAATATTAATACTTGGTGCAGAAAATTAGTGaatggtgaatatcccttgttcATTTGAAAGTTGTTATTATTCTTGAATTCAGTTTGAATATTAGCTTGAAGCAGCTCATTTCACTCATTTCGAGCGGGACATTTAACAGCATTGTTGTATTTAAACACTACagtgtcatctgcatagagTTATTCGTGGTTAGCCCAATTCCCGCTACTAATTTTTCGTGGCACTTCTTTTATCCACTTATTCTGCAGTGGAACTAATAATTTACTTCAACACACTTGTAGCTACAATGGGTACATCAGCTGAGGTAGAATTTAAGCATATCTTTCTTTTACTCATCTCAAAGTAATGCTTCAAGTGCTGTACAAGCTGAAGACTGCCAAGGTGTTTGAGAGGGCTCGTGGTAAAGAAGAGAAGCCGAGCACAGATATCGTAGACGAGGACCCATTTGCCATCCAGACCTTGTCCTGGTGCCCTGAGAGCAGGATGCTCTGTGTGGCCGGAGTGTCAGCGCACGTTATCGTCTATAGATTCAGCAAGCAAGAAGTCACCACTGAAGTTGTGCAGGTGACAAAAAAACATGCCGACTAATATTTTTGGACAAATATGAATGATTGAATCCTTAATCTTGAAACACTGTTTTTATCCAATGTTAGGAGATACATGCATATACAGGTGTTTTGAGGGGTGAAGGTTTAACAACAAGCCTTTTTTGTGACAAGTCATGTCTTGTGTTAAGCTCCTGGAGGTGCGGATGCAGTGTGAGTTCAGCTGTGTGGACTCTCCTGATCCTGGGGGGGAGCAGACTCCCACCCTACCAACCCCAGGAGCTTCCTCCAGCCCTCAGGAGACTGAGCTGCCCACTCAGCACTCAACAGGCAGCAACTCCTCGGATGGACACCGGGACAACCTACCCTGTCTGCAGTATGGacaataaagtttttaattaaaaagagaTCAAATTGAGCCAAACTAGCAGGTTATCACTGAATAgaccaaaaagaaaaggatcaTTTAAGTCATGAAGTCGTCTATTCACTCCTTTTGCTCATATGCTCAATTCTTGACAGAGTTTTTATATCAGTACACCAGGGGAAATTGTAAAAATGATGAAAAGGCTTTGACAATATAAGGGTGGACGGGAGAATAACAACAGTATTGAAAAATTATGACTTTGTCAGTGCGGCTTACCCGAAGGGCGATTATTTATTCCGGTGTAAACCGtatcctgctgtgtgtttgatgtAGGGTGCGGAGCTCCCCGCTGAAGCAGTCTCCAGGCTACCAGGTGGAGCTGGTGATCCAGCTGGTGTGGGTGAGCGGGGAGCCACCTCAGCAGATCACCAGCCTGGCTATCAACTCCTCATATGGCCTGTAAGTATCTAAAGCCCACACGCTTGGTATTATGACCACACATGTCCTGACTGGTGGTTAAGCCTGGCCAGTAGCTGTTTTTGTGCtaaatgtgtgtgcatacaAACAGTATGTTGTGCCTGCAGATGTCAGTTTGGCGTAGGGGGGAAAACAGCAACTGAATCCTAATTTCTCTCGtgtttcagtgttgtgtttggaaACAGCAACGGCCTGGGTGTGGTGGACTACCTCCAGAAAACTCTGCTCCTCAACATGGGCACCCCCGAGCTGTACAGCCCATCTGACCCCTACCAGAGGCAGCCCTGCTCCCCACGCAAAGCTCGGCAGCTCTCTGGAGGTGAGCTGCTGTCTCATTTTCACTCTATATCCTGCCATCACCCTAACTAACATGACATGTTAAAATAATGTTGATCGTGGAAATATAACTCTATTCATCAGCAGCTTAGCTTATATTCCATTGTGTTGCTATCTGACTGAGTGGGTTGGGGGAGGTGGAGCTGACTCTTGGCATCCACTCTTTACTTCGCACTACGACCACCATCCCCTGCAgtagctcctcttcctcaacagGGGGCATCACTGACAGATTCTCCATCTGTTCATTTGGAGAGTGAAAAAACAGTGGAACCTGTTAGTGACCTGTGCAGTCAGTGGATGCTGCATCATTGCGGCTCTGCTCTAATTAAATTatcttttgatttgttttgaatgaTAAAACAGGACATGAGCCTTGTTGTTTACCTGCTTGTTGTTGCCGAGCTCTTTCTGTCTGATCATCGTCTTGTCACTCACACTTTGCATTCATtcttttcctgtctctgtgCTCTGCTGCTAGACTCAACACTCTTCGATGTGGGTTCTTTAGTCTATGCAAACTGTAATGATACTGTTTGAAAAACGTTTTACTGTTTCATCCAGCAGCAAGTATCTGAGACTGTCTTCTCATTTACACTCATGATTTCCAGTCttttcactgtctcactgttTTTACTCTTTACTCTCTCTGTGATGTGATAAAGACAAACCAAATGGGACATCTTACATGTCCAGGCTTTCTTACTTGTATACTGAGTCTGTGAAAAAACTACGCTCACCTCACCTCAGTAAGTCTACGTATGTCAGAgttaacacccccccccccaccacccagtATTGTTTTTAGCATTATTTGTCACCCTTTAagcttttccctttttctcccAGATTTTGATATAGCGCCCTCAATTCTCCAGAAGCTCACTAgtgagatttattttaaaatactgtCTGTAAGCTGGGATGAAATTCTATGACTTGAGGGCTCTGTAACAAAATCAGGTAGTGTGTCTTTTAATCCTGCCGCCTGTTTTACTAGACAAACAGTGACACCTTGAGTCAACAGATTTGTACTAGATTTGTGAACTCCCTGGGGCTTATTTACTGAACTGTAGGAGAAGCTATTCCTGCCCTTGTTCAAATGAGTGATCCTtgattgttttcactttgtgtaCTGTACTGTAGGAATAGACATAGCTATAAGAATAGTTGCCGAGAGAAGTCTAAGGCTACGACTTATTCTACCATGTTTAATCACCATGCTTGTCGCTCCCACAGGACTTAGCGAGTCCAATGATGGATCCAACACGACAGAGGACCGCTGCAAATCACCTACTTCAGGTAAGCTTTAGTATTTGATACaagaaacaaatcattttattatttttaactaCATCCGTCCAACTGCTGCTGTTTATCATGTAGGATCTACCTCACCATGCAATTCAGATGATGAACGAAAACAGAAGTTCATTGAGAAGGGTATTGTTCAACGCTGCATGTCCCCTTTGATTCAAGCCTGATTAGAGCAGCTGCCGTTACCTGACTTGTCTTTTTGAACCTTGTTTCCAGTGAAGTTCAAAGGCAGACGCTTTTCCAAGACGGTTGCCAATGACTTTGGTACTGTATCCTCATCCAAACGTGTTTCCTCTgatcactttctctttctctctgacgGTGATCTAACCACACTGTGCCTTAATCTGACTTAAATCTGTGCcaatgaaagaaagaagtgcTTTGGAGGAATGTTCTTTTTCTTACTAATCACATGGTTTTGGGGTTTCGTATTGATGACGTATGACAATAATCAGGACTCTTTTTCAAATGCATGACAGGAAATCTTGTGAATTTCAGGCCTCAGATTTTCTATGCACAATCTACATCTCCATACTGCTGataaaaacagtattttataCAAATTGGCAGATGATACTTGCTACATCTCATTTTTTACAGATTCAAAAGCATAGAAAATCTGCTTTCTGCCACCATCTTTATTGTCCTAATGTCCAACCACACCATGTGTGTTAACGTGAATTATTTCTCTTTGATTGTAGACACTTGCTGTATGTGTTTCTGATTCCAGGGCTTCGCTTCAGTGTTAACTATTTGGCTGGCCActgacttcctcccactctctttGCATAACTATGTTCACTGAATTATGATCGCCTTATTTCTTGACTGCCTCTTGCTTTGTTTGACATTGCAGACCCTCTGTGATGCTTCTCTGCCTCATTTGAATTCTCAGGGTCTCTCATCGGGTGGTTATAGATTACAACAGGCAGCATTTGGGGTCTCATATCAGAGATTGGCTCCTGGCAACAAGCAACAAGGAACATCATTAgaagtttaatgttttttggaTTAGAATATTCCCAGAATCTTGCTGTGCacattaaagctagggttggcaatcctggaaaagctagcaagagcaagGCTACACcaatacacccccccccccccccccccccccccccccccttcctgtgACCCTCACGTCAAAGCCACGCCCCCACATTACATGAATGTGCTCTGCTGGACGACTTTTCCGTGTCTCGCTTGCTAACTTCTGTCagtcgtctctgcttcagctgtgaCGACTCCAGTCAAACGCATTTTCTTCCCGACTGAATTaaatgattggtcgtgtttattaaagtcctgcgagggccacaaACACTGGCTCCTTATagaaagtgtttcagaaacaaatgaccaaccCTACCTTCAATGTACAGCATGAAACTGTATGCATGTCCTCAGCAGTTGTCTTACAGTATATATCACCACTCTTAAGTATAAATCAAAATCCTGACTTTTTTCAGTTGATTGCCTGGTAGTTTGCACAGTTCAAATTATTTCACAAATTTCTTCATTAATGATTAATTAGTGAATGATTGTAATTCATTTTAGTAATGCTTTAATTCTTAAAAagccattttttaaatcctctccTCATAAATTTCGGGGTATCTGTTTCTGTTACAGCCAAGATGTCTCGGAAAATTAGCCAGACTAGTGAGCAAAAGCCAGACCTGGGTAAGCCataaactaaatacattttcttacaGGTGTTCATCTTGTCCTTCATGTCTTCTGCTTTGTGTAATAGTTCTGTGAGAAAACTGCTTATTCTCCAGTAGCATgatggtgtgaatgtgagattTGTTGTTATCCTGTAAGTTGAGACggacactgtctgtgtgtgtgtgtgtgagcagaggagGGCTTCCAACGATGGTGCTCTCTCACATATAAGAGCATTAATTGTATGAACAAAGGCCAGGCAGCGTCCAGGATGAGCCAGAAGGCGGACGTATGTAGAACTAAGTCAGCCCCTGACTCCCGTGAGTGGACCAGCCATTGGTGTGGCTTGTGCTGAAGTGGGATAACTGGTACTAACCCCCACCACTgctggggctttttttttttttttaattggttaaCATATGACACTAATCCTCTCACAATAACTCCTTTCTTTTCCTCGAGTAAGATCCACTGGCTTGACTGCACTCCACGTTAAAAATCTCCGCTTTTCTTGTTTACAGTTTTTCCGTGTGAGGGACACGCATGACGGGCGCGGTGTTCAGCCTTTAGCCTCTTTGTCACAGatcttttttgtgtttctgttgggGTCCCTCATTAGCTTTTTAAAGAGGGTCAAAGCTTGTGTGTCATCTTCTGTCAGCACAGTAATGAGGCATGAGTAATTATTGCTTTAATAACAGGTCTTTCTTTGGAGTCATTGTACTACTACATGCATATCTTAGGTTTTTTGTTGTAAAATTAATTGTAGTTAAAAACAACTAAACTGCATACCTGTTTGTAAACTGTGTAACATAATATCAGAAGGCTTTCTGGTTTACACCTGAtgaagggtgtgtgtttactaAACATGTTTGGAAACATGTTCTGCTAAACACATGGTGGCAGAACAAAGCTCTAACTTGATAACTGCATTTTGACTTGGTGGATAATATGGCATTAACATATCTAATTCTCATTTCTGCATGATGGAGGACTCCCAATGACCTTTCcccttttcatttcacatgaGCAATTTCCTCATTGTCTTATATTTGTGCTCCCTCCTGCTGTCCAGATGCCAAGGACAACTCGTTCACCCGCTCGCGTAGTTCAAGTGTAACCAGCATAGAGAGAGAATCTCGAGAGGCCATCTCCGCCTTTCTCTTCTGTGAGAGTTTTCCCAGGAAGACAGACAGCGTGCTCAGCCCCTGTCTGCTGGTGGGAACCACCCAGGGCTCTGTGATGATGGTGGCCCTCAGCCTGTCGCCCGGAGGGGACAGCAGGCTGCAGCAGCCGGTCGGCATCTCCTCCTGCGGTAAGAAGCTGAACTGAACCTGTTATGACTCAGCAGGTGTGGATCTGCATGTAACTGGGTGGCACTGAGAGTTGCATTAATTTATCCACAACCCTTAATGACCTCTCctcaaactgaaacaacaatgaaaagacTCATTACACAAGTGTCTAAGTCTCTCTAAGACTCTAAGTGAATCATTTTAATTCCTATTTTCCAGGAACTCTAGTCAAACTGAAAGGAGGCATTTTGACGATGGCGCTGCTGGACTCCACTGCAACTCTGCTGCCCCCTTCCTATGAGCCATGGTATGACCCAAACGCCTCagatgaagagaaggagaaggagaagagccGGAGGCGCAGGCCAGCCTCCCCTCCCTCGTCACAGGAGGGTCCAGACCCCCAGTTCGCCGTGCTGTGTTCGGAGAAACAGGCCAAGGTGGTGGCCATGCCCTCTCAAACCCGcatccacaaacacaacatcacagagAGCTCCTTCT
The sequence above is drawn from the Hippoglossus hippoglossus isolate fHipHip1 chromosome 22, fHipHip1.pri, whole genome shotgun sequence genome and encodes:
- the stxbp5b gene encoding syntaxin-binding protein 5 isoform X1 gives rise to the protein MKKFNIRKVLDGLTASSSSAAHSGGSRESDAVQETLQSEHFQLCKTVRHGFPYQPSSMAFDPVQKILAIGTQNGALRLFGRAGVECYCQHESGAAIIQLQFLINEGALVSALADDSIHLWNLRQKIPAILHSLKFSRERITYCHLPFQSKWLYIGTERGNIHIVNVESFTLSGYVIMWNKAIELSTKTHPGPVVHISDNPMDEGKLLIGFECGVVVLWDLKCKKADYRYTYDEAIHSVAWHHEGKQFVCSHSDGSLTTWNVRAPAKAAQIITPHGKQPKDGKKPEPCKPILKVEYKTTRAGDPFMVLSGGLSYDTVGRRACLTVMHGKSTTVLEMDYPIVDFLTLCETPYPNDFQEPYAVVVLLEKDLVLIDLGQIGYPIFENPYPLTIHESPVTCCEYFADCPAELIPALYSVGSRQKRQGYSKKEWPMNGGNWGQGTQSYPEIIITGHADGSIKFWDASALMLQVLYKLKTAKVFERARGKEEKPSTDIVDEDPFAIQTLSWCPESRMLCVAGVSAHVIVYRFSKQEVTTEVVQLLEVRMQCEFSCVDSPDPGGEQTPTLPTPGASSSPQETELPTQHSTGSNSSDGHRDNLPCLQVRSSPLKQSPGYQVELVIQLVWVSGEPPQQITSLAINSSYGLVVFGNSNGLGVVDYLQKTLLLNMGTPELYSPSDPYQRQPCSPRKARQLSGGLSESNDGSNTTEDRCKSPTSGSTSPCNSDDERKQKFIEKVKFKGRRFSKTVANDFAKMSRKISQTSEQKPDLEEGFQRWCSLTYKSINCMNKGQAASRMSQKADVCRTKSAPDSHAKDNSFTRSRSSSVTSIERESREAISAFLFCESFPRKTDSVLSPCLLVGTTQGSVMMVALSLSPGGDSRLQQPVGISSCGTLVKLKGGILTMALLDSTATLLPPSYEPWYDPNASDEEKEKEKSRRRRPASPPSSQEGPDPQFAVLCSEKQAKVVAMPSQTRIHKHNITESSFLLRADVVLMAGENCIACFCANGHIMTLSLPSLRPLLDVNYLPLTDMRIARTFCFSNLGQALYLTSPTEFQRITYSQETCNNLQEMLSELFTPVETPEAPNRGFFKGLFGGGAQSLDREDLFGETTAGKASRSLAQHIPGPGGMEGMKGAASGVVGDLARARIALDERGQKLGELDERTAAMMASADSFSRHAHDMMLKYKDKKWYQL
- the stxbp5b gene encoding syntaxin-binding protein 5 isoform X2; translation: MKKFNIRKVLDGLTASSSSAAHSGGSRESDAVQETLQSEHFQLCKTVRHGFPYQPSSMAFDPVQKILAIGTQNGALRLFGRAGVECYCQHESGAAIIQLQFLINEGALVSALADDSIHLWNLRQKIPAILHSLKFSRERITYCHLPFQSKWLYIGTERGNIHIVNVESFTLSGYVIMWNKAIELSTKTHPGPVVHISDNPMDEGKLLIGFECGVVVLWDLKCKKADYRYTYDEAIHSVAWHHEGKQFVCSHSDGSLTTWNVRAPAKAAQIITPHGKQPKDGKKPEPCKPILKVEYKTTRAGDPFMVLSGGLSYDTVGRRACLTVMHGKSTTVLEMDYPIVDFLTLCETPYPNDFQEPYAVVVLLEKDLVLIDLGQIGYPIFENPYPLTIHESPVTCCEYFADCPAELIPALYSVGSRQKRQGYSKKEWPMNGGNWGQGTQSYPEIIITGHADGSIKFWDASALMLQVLYKLKTAKVFERARGKEEKPSTDIVDEDPFAIQTLSWCPESRMLCVAGVSAHVIVYRFSKQEVTTEVVQLLEVRMQCEFSCVDSPDPGGEQTPTLPTPGASSSPQETELPTQHSTGSNSSDGHRDNLPCLQVRSSPLKQSPGYQVELVIQLVWVSGEPPQQITSLAINSSYGLVVFGNSNGLGVVDYLQKTLLLNMGTPELYSPSDPYQRQPCSPRKARQLSGGLSESNDGSNTTEDRCKSPTSAKMSRKISQTSEQKPDLEEGFQRWCSLTYKSINCMNKGQAASRMSQKADVCRTKSAPDSHAKDNSFTRSRSSSVTSIERESREAISAFLFCESFPRKTDSVLSPCLLVGTTQGSVMMVALSLSPGGDSRLQQPVGISSCGTLVKLKGGILTMALLDSTATLLPPSYEPWYDPNASDEEKEKEKSRRRRPASPPSSQEGPDPQFAVLCSEKQAKVVAMPSQTRIHKHNITESSFLLRADVVLMAGENCIACFCANGHIMTLSLPSLRPLLDVNYLPLTDMRIARTFCFSNLGQALYLTSPTEFQRITYSQETCNNLQEMLSELFTPVETPEAPNRGFFKGLFGGGAQSLDREDLFGETTAGKASRSLAQHIPGPGGMEGMKGAASGVVGDLARARIALDERGQKLGELDERTAAMMASADSFSRHAHDMMLKYKDKKWYQL
- the stxbp5b gene encoding syntaxin-binding protein 5 isoform X3; amino-acid sequence: MKKFNIRKVLDGLTASSSSAAHSGGSRESDAVQETLQSEHFQLCKTVRHGFPYQPSSMAFDPVQKILAIGTQNGALRLFGRAGVECYCQHESGAAIIQLQFLINEGALVSALADDSIHLWNLRQKIPAILHSLKFSRERITYCHLPFQSKWLYIGTERGNIHIVNVESFTLSGYVIMWNKAIELSTKTHPGPVVHISDNPMDEGKLLIGFECGVVVLWDLKCKKADYRYTYDEAIHSVAWHHEGKQFVCSHSDGSLTTWNVRAPAKAAQIITPHGKQPKDGKKPEPCKPILKVEYKTTRAGDPFMVLSGGLSYDTVGRRACLTVMHGKSTTVLEMDYPIVDFLTLCETPYPNDFQEPYAVVVLLEKDLVLIDLGQIGYPIFENPYPLTIHESPVTCCEYFADCPAELIPALYSVGSRQKRQGYSKKEWPMNGGNWGQGTQSYPEIIITGHADGSIKFWDASALMLQVLYKLKTAKVFERARGKEEKPSTDIVDEDPFAIQTLSWCPESRMLCVAGVSAHVIVYRFSKQEVTTEVVQLLEVRMQCEFSCVDSPDPGGEQTPTLPTPGASSSPQETELPTQHSTGSNSSDGHRDNLPCLQVRSSPLKQSPGYQVELVIQLVWVSGEPPQQITSLAINSSYGLVVFGNSNGLGVVDYLQKTLLLNMGTPELYSPSDPYQRQPCSPRKARQLSGGLSESNDGSNTTEDRCKSPTSGSTSPCNSDDERKQKFIEKVKFKGRRFSKTVANDFAKMSRKISQTSEQKPDLDAKDNSFTRSRSSSVTSIERESREAISAFLFCESFPRKTDSVLSPCLLVGTTQGSVMMVALSLSPGGDSRLQQPVGISSCGTLVKLKGGILTMALLDSTATLLPPSYEPWYDPNASDEEKEKEKSRRRRPASPPSSQEGPDPQFAVLCSEKQAKVVAMPSQTRIHKHNITESSFLLRADVVLMAGENCIACFCANGHIMTLSLPSLRPLLDVNYLPLTDMRIARTFCFSNLGQALYLTSPTEFQRITYSQETCNNLQEMLSELFTPVETPEAPNRGFFKGLFGGGAQSLDREDLFGETTAGKASRSLAQHIPGPGGMEGMKGAASGVVGDLARARIALDERGQKLGELDERTAAMMASADSFSRHAHDMMLKYKDKKWYQL